The DNA region CGGCACCCTTTTTTGTTAAATGGCCAAGACCATCTATGTAATGGGAACAGAATTCCACTTGAGGGTTCAGAACCCTTAACGCAGCATCCTTTTTCTGATGAGTTACCAATCATTATATGGTCTCACCACAAGCCGAATAATCTCTCTAACAAGTGTTAATTCTAAATCTGGAATCTCAATTCCACGGTTAGTCTCCTGTTCCGACACGAGGATTGGTATCATGGAAAACACCCTCTGGGTTGGGATACCAGACCCAGGCATGGAGCCCCCATACACCGGCATCTTCTACGTGATGCCAATGATCATGATCACCTGGAAACAGGTCTGGGAGCTCCTCTTCGGAGGACACCAAGTTGTCCGGTACCAGGTATTCTACTGCTACCAGTCTCCTGCTATTCGGATCAGCCGGGTTATGTACGTATACGAGCGCTTCCGGCATTGTAATATTCACGTTTAGATCCATTAACCCCCCGTTTATATAGTGGTAACCCATAAATGGTATGAAGGGAGTTGCCTCGCCATACCCTTTGATTTCTGCTTTTCTCACATCATGATATTTGGCCGTTGCGGAGCGGATACGGGCAAGCATATCATGTGAGATTGCAACCTCCGGACGGTGTGATTCGGTGCTTAGTTTTGTCACTTGGTCGGTCGACTCCATATTTTGGCTGGATACCACAGGAGAGTCGCATGCGGTACTGAAAACCAGGACACTCGCGATCAGGACACATAGTAAGGCGTTGGACAATCTAAAGGTCTCTCTGCGTAATTCATTGAGTTGCTTCATTGGAACCTCCTTTTTTAAAATTACGGGGAGGCCGTCGTATAGAACAGAGGAGTAATACTATATCCAAATGGATATGCCGAAAAGATGATAAGCAATAAATCTTAATGTATATGTATATCTATATAAAACATAGGGTTAAATAATTCAACCACATGCGCCATACATATACATTTTACCAATAAAGAAATTTATGCAACTCTCAATAGATTTAGTGAAACACAAACGCATTCACTTATTTTTTTTGCCATAAAAATCTAAATGTACGTTCATTGGGTTTTAAGAAAACGAATCACTTCTTCGTTAAAGTCTTGAGGGTTTTCATAAACGAAGCCATGGGAGGCCGATGGAATTACTATCCGTTTACTGTTAGGCAAACACCTTTCAAGTGTATCATTAATGAGACCAAATACTTCCGGACTCAGTTCACCATCAATCAATAATGTTGGTACATTTACCTTACCTGCATCTTCACATGAAAAAGGCGCAAAAAGGTTTTCTTCCTTCATTGCCCCTTCTAATTCACGTGAATTATCCATCATGTTCGCCCGTATTGTTTTGGGAAGCTTCTCATATGCACCTTCACCCAATACTATATTAATAAATTGGCGAATTGCCTCTTCAGTCTCGCCTCTTATAAAAGCTTCACGAACTTGTAGGTTGGGGTCTCCTTCAGAGGACGTTTCAAGCAGAGGCATGACCGGCGGTTCTCCCAAAATCAAACTTTGAATCAGTTCTGGATAATTTCTTGTAGCCAAAAGAGCTGCGAACGCCCCAAAAGAGTGGCCGACAAGATGGACTTGTTTTAATTTCAAATGCTTAATGAATTCGACAAGATCTTTTGCATGAATGGTTACAGAGAAGTTTGAACTATCCTGTGGCCACGGATTTGGGAAATGGTACCGACGGCTATAAGCTATCACCTGATAATTATTAGAGAATGGTCCGATTTGCTCAGTCCATGTTCGATAATC from Halalkalibaculum roseum includes:
- a CDS encoding alpha/beta fold hydrolase, translated to MPKFILVCINLLFMVCLSANPLFGQEQDKMTEQVQIKEAKVNGVTLNYIETGEGEPIIFVHGTLGDYRTWTEQIGPFSNNYQVIAYSRRYHFPNPWPQDSSNFSVTIHAKDLVEFIKHLKLKQVHLVGHSFGAFAALLATRNYPELIQSLILGEPPVMPLLETSSEGDPNLQVREAFIRGETEEAIRQFINIVLGEGAYEKLPKTIRANMMDNSRELEGAMKEENLFAPFSCEDAGKVNVPTLLIDGELSPEVFGLINDTLERCLPNSKRIVIPSASHGFVYENPQDFNEEVIRFLKTQ